A single Natranaerobius thermophilus JW/NM-WN-LF DNA region contains:
- a CDS encoding response regulator, protein MKTMDENKTIRILLADDHALFRQGLKKILDMEEDLAVCGEAQNGEEVVDKVKLLKPNIILMDINMPLLNGVEATKYVKEVSPETKVIALTIHEDEEYLFEIVKEGAAGFLLKDVETPTLVQAIQEVNKGNSFIHPTITHKLLGEFNRLAQNSPRNIKSDEAVQSELTGREKEILELMAQGYTNKEISKELYISEKTVKNHVSNILRKMDVTDRTQAVITALKCGVVQI, encoded by the coding sequence ATGAAAACCATGGATGAAAATAAAACAATCCGCATTCTTTTAGCTGATGACCATGCACTGTTTAGGCAAGGACTTAAAAAAATACTCGACATGGAAGAAGATTTGGCAGTATGTGGTGAAGCACAAAATGGAGAAGAAGTGGTAGATAAAGTTAAACTACTAAAACCTAATATAATTTTAATGGATATTAATATGCCTTTATTAAATGGAGTGGAAGCTACTAAATACGTAAAAGAAGTTTCTCCTGAAACTAAAGTGATTGCACTGACCATTCACGAAGATGAAGAATATCTCTTCGAAATAGTCAAAGAGGGAGCTGCAGGGTTCTTGTTAAAAGATGTGGAAACACCTACCCTTGTACAAGCCATTCAGGAAGTTAATAAAGGTAATTCTTTTATCCATCCTACTATTACCCACAAGCTCCTTGGCGAATTTAATCGCCTGGCACAGAATTCTCCCAGAAATATTAAATCCGATGAAGCAGTGCAATCAGAATTAACTGGTAGGGAGAAAGAGATTTTAGAGTTAATGGCCCAGGGATACACCAATAAAGAAATATCCAAAGAACTATACATATCAGAGAAGACAGTCAAGAACCATGTATCAAATATTTTACGGAAAATGGATGTAACAGATCGAACACAAGCAGTTATAACTGCTCTAAAATGTGGTGTAGTGCAAATTTAG
- a CDS encoding TadE/TadG family type IV pilus assembly protein yields the protein MLDQMNRILHRERGQALVELAFVLPVLLLLVFGIIEFGSIFHAQLTLNNASREGARHGVLIAANNEEFEDEVREVIIDRSSSLNNENLVINLTPDSEADEIRRGDDMEVKLEYQKKLLTPIISTIISNSDGHISLSSRTVMRIE from the coding sequence ATGCTGGATCAGATGAATAGAATATTGCACCGTGAGAGAGGGCAGGCTTTGGTTGAACTGGCTTTTGTCCTGCCCGTCCTACTCTTACTGGTTTTTGGAATTATTGAATTTGGGAGTATATTTCACGCCCAGTTAACTTTAAATAATGCTTCCAGGGAAGGAGCCCGTCACGGGGTATTAATAGCTGCAAATAATGAAGAATTTGAAGATGAAGTTAGAGAGGTAATTATTGATCGTTCTAGTTCGTTAAACAATGAAAATTTAGTAATTAATTTAACTCCTGATTCTGAAGCCGATGAGATCAGAAGAGGTGATGATATGGAAGTTAAGCTGGAATATCAGAAGAAATTATTAACCCCAATTATCTCTACTATTATATCTAATTCTGATGGGCACATATCTTTGAGTTCGCGAACTGTCATGCGCATAGAGTAG
- a CDS encoding type II secretion system F family protein, translating to MSGIIIGLLPVALGIFFYIVNPDYIMDLFQDPIGLMLVVMGVFSQIIGVFFIKKVVDIEV from the coding sequence TTGTCGGGAATCATTATTGGATTATTACCTGTTGCTTTGGGAATATTTTTTTACATTGTCAATCCAGACTATATCATGGACCTGTTTCAAGACCCTATAGGATTAATGCTAGTCGTCATGGGAGTATTTAGCCAAATTATAGGAGTGTTTTTTATTAAAAAGGTAGTTGATATTGAAGTATAA
- a CDS encoding response regulator, translated as MKRKIDILIADDISETRENIKRFLGFERDIQIVGEAANGEQAISMAEKMKPDIILIDINMPLVDGISAIESLSLKAPQVAPIVISVQGEAEYFKKAMRAGARDYLVKPFSGDELISTIKEVVQKEEEVREKQMNEALLRSGIKHKPRIFSVFSAKGGTGKTTLAANLASCLSKFHDKKTVIVDLDLQFGDIPIMFNITPQQTITDLLSNINELDSETLENVLIHHEETGVKLLCPPKNPEEAEYVSDEHVEEILRVLTETYEYILVDTPPAFSGHVLSALDQSHKIFLVTTLDLPSIKNAKNSINIMDNLGYPEDKVNLVVNKEDKYYQVGKQDLQDALNRGIFYRMPNKEKPIVEAINRGVPVILEPSVNGVVSEFRKFSNKVIEHEKRVE; from the coding sequence ATGAAACGTAAGATAGATATTTTAATAGCCGATGATATTTCAGAAACCAGAGAAAATATCAAGCGATTTTTAGGATTTGAGCGGGATATTCAAATAGTGGGAGAAGCAGCCAATGGCGAACAGGCTATTAGCATGGCGGAAAAGATGAAACCGGACATAATCCTAATAGATATTAATATGCCTTTAGTTGACGGTATTAGCGCAATCGAAAGTTTGTCATTAAAAGCCCCTCAGGTAGCCCCTATAGTTATATCTGTACAAGGTGAGGCAGAATACTTTAAAAAAGCCATGAGGGCTGGAGCGAGAGATTACCTGGTGAAACCATTTTCCGGAGATGAATTGATTTCTACAATTAAGGAAGTTGTTCAAAAAGAAGAGGAAGTCAGAGAAAAACAAATGAATGAAGCTCTACTTAGGTCAGGAATCAAGCACAAGCCCAGGATTTTTTCTGTATTTAGTGCAAAAGGTGGGACCGGGAAAACTACTTTAGCGGCAAATTTAGCCAGCTGCTTATCCAAATTTCATGATAAAAAGACTGTTATAGTTGATTTGGACCTGCAGTTTGGCGATATTCCCATAATGTTCAATATCACCCCACAACAGACTATCACAGATCTGCTTTCCAATATTAATGAACTGGATAGTGAAACCCTGGAGAATGTCTTAATTCATCACGAGGAAACGGGTGTTAAGCTTTTGTGCCCACCTAAAAACCCTGAAGAAGCAGAATATGTATCTGATGAACACGTGGAAGAAATCCTGAGAGTGTTGACGGAAACTTATGAATATATTTTAGTTGATACGCCACCAGCTTTTTCGGGGCATGTTTTATCGGCACTAGATCAGTCCCATAAGATATTTTTGGTTACTACTCTGGATTTACCCTCAATAAAAAATGCAAAAAACTCAATTAATATAATGGACAACCTGGGCTATCCTGAAGACAAAGTTAACCTTGTAGTCAATAAAGAGGATAAGTACTATCAGGTGGGGAAGCAAGACTTACAGGACGCACTGAATCGGGGTATATTTTATCGCATGCCTAATAAAGAAAAACCCATTGTAGAGGCTATTAACAGGGGCGTGCCCGTAATTTTAGAGCCTTCTGTCAATGGTGTAGTAAGTGAATTCAGGAAGTTTTCCAATAAGGTTATTGAACATGAAAAAAGGGTTGAATAA
- a CDS encoding type II secretion system F family protein — MKGESFMLYTVLIFLFVFLLYYHIYLVVSKPKRDLKKRLEAYTQDSSRDAIDELETGPIRPTERNLRLNLRDLGRFLTRIDRLKGFREHLDDELIKSGILLRGEEFIVIMLLSGFTLGATTLVLGFSVILSVLAVIIGVYVPLLLLRMKKQNRQKQFNEQLGEVLTTMANAIRSGHSLLKAMETVARDTATPASDEFSYAVKEMQLGISTNEALNNMVDRVDSEDLELVVTAILIQRQVGGNLAEVLLQILSGIG; from the coding sequence ATGAAAGGGGAATCTTTCATGCTCTATACGGTACTTATATTTTTGTTTGTGTTTTTACTCTATTATCATATTTATTTGGTAGTTAGTAAGCCAAAACGCGATCTTAAGAAAAGATTGGAAGCTTATACTCAAGATTCATCCAGAGATGCCATTGATGAGTTAGAAACTGGACCTATTAGGCCAACTGAACGAAACTTGCGTCTAAACTTGCGCGATCTCGGTAGATTTCTAACTAGGATAGATAGGCTCAAGGGTTTCAGAGAGCATTTGGATGATGAGCTAATAAAAAGCGGTATTTTACTTCGAGGAGAAGAATTTATTGTCATTATGCTCTTGTCAGGCTTTACCTTAGGTGCAACAACTTTAGTATTGGGTTTTTCAGTTATACTGTCGGTTTTAGCTGTAATTATCGGAGTCTATGTTCCATTACTATTACTGCGTATGAAGAAGCAAAATCGCCAAAAACAATTCAATGAACAATTAGGGGAAGTCCTGACAACTATGGCCAATGCCATTAGGTCTGGTCACAGCCTGTTGAAAGCCATGGAGACCGTTGCAAGGGATACTGCCACTCCAGCTTCTGACGAGTTTTCCTATGCGGTCAAAGAAATGCAGTTGGGGATTTCCACCAATGAAGCTTTGAATAATATGGTAGATAGAGTTGACTCAGAAGATTTGGAATTGGTTGTGACGGCTATTTTAATACAACGCCAGGTAGGAGGTAATCTAGCCGAAGTTTTATTGCAGATACTATCAGGGATCGGCTAA
- a CDS encoding CpaF family protein → MESAKGSNKSNQPNNQTTSQPKSGKNGRAKANGQVEDKDDFRELKSRLHRALIDEIDKDILQESNSEDEELELKSEIEETVENLLDQEEKPLSSTDRDKIKAEILNETLGFGPITPLIEDENVSEIMVNGHDQVYVEENGKLKLTDIKFRDEQHVIHVIEKIVAPLGRRIDESSPMVDARLPDGSRVNAIIPPLSLTGPVITIRKFSEDPLTAKDLISFGTMTTEISDFLKKCVKNRLNVVVSGGTGSGKTTTLNVLSSFIPQDERIVTIEDAAELTLHQDHVVTLETKPPNMEGKGAITMRELVRNSLRMRPDRIVVGEVRGGEALDMLQAMNTGHDGSLTTGHANSPRDMLSRLETMVLMAGMDLPIRAIREQIASAIDLVVQQSRLEDGSRKITQVSEVQGMEGDVITMQDLFTYKRQGRDSKNKITGKHESTGFTHAFLEKMEMN, encoded by the coding sequence ATGGAATCAGCCAAGGGTTCTAATAAAAGCAATCAACCGAATAATCAAACAACTTCTCAACCTAAATCTGGAAAGAATGGTAGGGCTAAAGCTAACGGGCAAGTTGAAGATAAGGACGATTTTAGAGAACTAAAAAGTAGACTCCATAGGGCTTTAATTGATGAAATTGACAAGGATATATTGCAAGAATCTAACTCAGAGGATGAAGAATTAGAACTAAAATCAGAAATCGAAGAAACGGTGGAAAATCTATTAGATCAAGAAGAAAAACCTTTATCTTCAACTGATCGTGACAAAATCAAAGCGGAAATCCTAAACGAAACTTTGGGATTCGGACCTATTACTCCTCTAATTGAAGATGAAAATGTTAGTGAAATAATGGTAAATGGACATGATCAGGTTTATGTCGAGGAAAATGGCAAATTAAAGTTAACCGATATTAAATTTCGAGATGAACAGCATGTTATTCATGTGATTGAAAAAATTGTCGCTCCACTGGGACGAAGAATAGATGAAAGTTCTCCCATGGTTGATGCCAGGCTACCTGACGGATCTAGGGTAAACGCCATTATCCCACCATTATCTTTGACAGGTCCGGTAATTACTATCAGAAAATTTTCCGAAGATCCCTTAACAGCCAAGGATTTAATTAGTTTTGGAACTATGACTACTGAAATCTCAGACTTTTTGAAGAAATGTGTTAAGAATAGATTGAATGTGGTAGTCAGTGGTGGTACAGGAAGTGGAAAGACAACAACTTTAAACGTACTGTCATCTTTTATCCCACAAGATGAGCGGATTGTAACTATTGAGGATGCTGCCGAATTAACGCTACACCAGGATCATGTGGTAACTTTAGAAACCAAGCCACCTAATATGGAAGGTAAGGGAGCCATTACAATGAGAGAACTGGTGCGTAATTCCCTGCGCATGAGACCTGACCGTATTGTAGTAGGAGAGGTCCGGGGAGGAGAGGCCCTAGACATGCTCCAAGCCATGAACACAGGTCATGATGGTTCTCTGACAACAGGTCACGCCAATTCCCCTAGAGATATGCTGTCTCGCCTGGAAACTATGGTTTTAATGGCAGGTATGGACCTACCAATCAGGGCAATAAGAGAACAAATTGCTTCAGCCATTGATTTAGTTGTCCAGCAGAGTCGATTAGAGGATGGTTCAAGAAAAATAACGCAAGTTAGTGAAGTTCAGGGTATGGAAGGAGATGTTATTACAATGCAAGACTTATTCACCTATAAACGCCAGGGTCGGGATTCCAAAAATAAAATTACTGGTAAACACGAGTCAACGGGCTTTACTCATGCTTTTTTAGAAAAAATGGAGATGAACTAA
- a CDS encoding A24 family peptidase yields MSLPFNLELIDLILIVVMALALYFDIKEFRIPNKITLSAIVIGLCSGLIGNGVSGLYTSFLGAIVGLALLLIPFFLGGMGAGDVKLLTAIGAIKGVEFVLYTAAAMAIIGGLIALYYYLILKQRKMFFPYGIAIVFGALVSLSIL; encoded by the coding sequence ATGAGCTTACCGTTTAATCTGGAATTAATCGATCTTATATTAATTGTAGTTATGGCATTAGCCCTTTATTTTGACATTAAAGAATTTAGAATACCTAATAAAATAACATTAAGTGCCATAGTAATCGGTTTGTGTTCTGGTCTTATAGGAAATGGAGTTTCCGGTTTATATACTAGTTTCTTGGGAGCTATTGTAGGCCTTGCCCTTCTCCTAATACCTTTTTTCTTAGGTGGAATGGGAGCTGGTGATGTCAAGTTGCTAACAGCCATTGGTGCTATCAAAGGGGTTGAATTCGTCCTGTATACTGCAGCGGCCATGGCAATCATCGGCGGCTTGATAGCTTTATATTATTATCTAATTTTGAAGCAAAGAAAAATGTTTTTTCCTTATGGAATTGCCATAGTCTTTGGTGCCCTAGTATCACTGAGTATCTTATAG
- a CDS encoding sensor histidine kinase has translation MADDNHFAPSEKVDVKVVDDILEKTIDNIQNGKVQIFEIAESARTEYDQMQQELKEIKNKVREVIQEVDNLEKKCHQAKVHLADVSKHFDTYSEEDIKEAYEQASDLRARLTIMKEREQQLRNHRDSTERRLKNLKKTIEKAENIVNQMGVIENYLSQGLGGLQETLEDLEKRKAIGLKIIRAQEEERRRVAREIHDGPAQNLANMVLRTEYCEKLIDANSGTDEIKEELGELKQQVRTNLKDVRKIIFDLRPMTLDDLGLVPAIRKLIQGVEEESNIEGELKTFGEEKRLNRYIEIALFRTVQEALNNIKKHSGAKRFWVKTDFSNDTIHIIIRDDGKGFNPEDKLQDSEDDSDSEHFGISNMKERVESLGGEINFSSKPKQGTKISIKVPVFVN, from the coding sequence ATGGCTGATGACAACCATTTCGCTCCGAGCGAAAAAGTGGATGTAAAAGTTGTAGATGACATCCTAGAAAAGACTATCGACAATATTCAAAACGGTAAAGTACAAATCTTTGAAATTGCCGAATCGGCTCGAACTGAATATGATCAGATGCAACAAGAACTAAAAGAGATAAAAAACAAGGTCAGAGAAGTGATTCAAGAAGTGGACAACCTGGAAAAAAAGTGCCATCAGGCCAAAGTCCACTTGGCAGATGTCAGTAAGCACTTCGATACTTATTCTGAAGAAGATATTAAAGAAGCCTACGAACAAGCCAGTGATTTGCGTGCACGTTTGACAATAATGAAGGAACGGGAACAGCAGCTTAGAAACCATAGGGACAGTACTGAACGTAGACTTAAGAACCTGAAAAAAACCATAGAGAAAGCCGAGAACATCGTTAATCAAATGGGAGTAATAGAAAATTACTTATCTCAGGGGCTGGGCGGATTACAAGAAACCTTGGAAGACCTGGAAAAGAGAAAAGCTATTGGCCTGAAAATTATCAGAGCTCAAGAGGAAGAACGTAGGAGAGTTGCTCGGGAAATACACGATGGCCCTGCTCAGAACTTAGCTAATATGGTGCTCAGAACAGAATATTGTGAAAAACTGATTGATGCTAACTCTGGAACTGATGAAATCAAAGAAGAATTAGGAGAACTCAAACAGCAGGTACGAACTAACTTAAAGGATGTCAGAAAAATTATTTTTGATCTTAGGCCTATGACATTGGATGATTTAGGACTAGTACCTGCCATACGCAAGTTGATTCAAGGAGTGGAAGAGGAAAGCAATATTGAGGGTGAATTAAAAACTTTTGGAGAAGAAAAACGCCTGAACCGGTATATTGAAATTGCCTTGTTTAGGACTGTACAGGAAGCTCTGAATAATATCAAAAAGCATTCAGGGGCTAAGCGTTTTTGGGTTAAAACAGATTTTAGCAATGATACTATTCATATTATTATTCGCGATGATGGTAAAGGTTTTAATCCTGAAGACAAGTTGCAAGATAGTGAGGATGATAGTGATAGTGAACATTTTGGTATATCAAATATGAAAGAAAGAGTAGAAAGCCTCGGTGGTGAGATTAATTTTAGTTCCAAACCAAAGCAAGGAACTAAAATTTCTATTAAAGTACCAGTCTTTGTTAACTAA
- the cpaB gene encoding Flp pilus assembly protein CpaB yields the protein MKKLKKYRGLLVSLILAIVTVLIIHQYISSLETAYEGTGPREIDGEDQVAVVVATSNLDTGTILTQDHLDTRKVPEQTAHPQAVTDKEEITGEVLKQDVVEHEVLMSSRVLGEEEANKLSEVIPENKRAMSVAVDQVSGVAGFIQAGDYVDVVATKDEEDREGQEPSQDSSSEIILDNLQVLAVGDRILYSRQELVQEVSTVTLAVNRNEATELTHAEEEHVIRLLLQPITEN from the coding sequence TTGAAAAAACTCAAAAAATACCGTGGACTATTAGTATCACTTATTTTGGCAATTGTTACTGTACTGATTATCCATCAGTACATTTCTTCTCTAGAAACAGCTTATGAAGGTACTGGACCTAGAGAGATAGATGGCGAAGATCAAGTAGCTGTTGTAGTGGCTACAAGCAATTTAGACACAGGGACAATTCTGACTCAGGATCATTTAGATACCAGAAAAGTTCCAGAGCAAACTGCTCATCCTCAAGCTGTAACGGATAAAGAAGAAATAACTGGAGAAGTATTGAAACAAGATGTGGTTGAGCACGAAGTTCTAATGTCTAGTAGGGTTCTTGGTGAAGAAGAAGCTAATAAATTATCAGAAGTAATACCTGAAAACAAGAGGGCTATGTCAGTTGCCGTGGATCAAGTTTCTGGTGTTGCCGGTTTTATTCAGGCTGGAGATTATGTGGATGTAGTAGCAACAAAGGATGAAGAAGATAGAGAAGGACAAGAGCCTTCCCAAGATAGTAGTTCAGAAATTATCCTAGATAACTTACAAGTCTTAGCTGTTGGTGATAGAATCCTGTATTCAAGACAAGAATTGGTCCAAGAAGTTTCAACTGTAACCCTGGCCGTTAATCGTAATGAAGCTACTGAACTTACCCATGCTGAAGAAGAACATGTGATCAGGTTGCTATTACAGCCTATTACCGAGAATTAA
- a CDS encoding N-acetylmuramoyl-L-alanine amidase family protein, translated as MNCDQRKNWITNLWTKIEEKDGDFFSLIGVDCYPFSATPEIESLDSLRYLCTFSDIHLNMPPTTLAPRDGLIKEVHLKQEWEGKISLKIILEHQTPIKVNINKACPNQIILTLDRNPLRKIIQDKLIVIDPAHGGNDSGSISPTSLQEKEVTLDLARRAKTLLEAYQGQVVLLRNQDKQVPLQRKINQVKSISPDLLISLHTGEDPMGRIIGPRTGFTGISSNRQQRAELMQRALFQKLIFPNGGVFKTTDPLMQIHPDKSLMVEISNITSRLEEGWMRDDGFKTIMAQGIFNGIKTILKNQDRFS; from the coding sequence ATGAACTGTGATCAAAGGAAAAACTGGATTACTAATCTATGGACAAAAATTGAAGAAAAAGATGGAGATTTTTTTTCTCTCATAGGAGTGGATTGTTATCCCTTTTCAGCTACTCCTGAAATAGAATCCTTGGATTCTCTAAGATATCTCTGTACTTTCTCAGATATCCATCTTAATATGCCTCCTACAACTTTGGCACCTAGAGATGGCCTAATTAAAGAAGTCCACCTGAAACAAGAGTGGGAAGGTAAGATTTCCTTAAAAATTATTCTAGAACATCAAACTCCTATCAAGGTGAATATTAACAAAGCTTGTCCTAATCAAATAATTTTAACTTTAGATAGGAATCCTTTAAGGAAAATTATACAAGACAAATTGATTGTAATAGACCCAGCTCATGGTGGGAATGACAGTGGCAGTATCAGCCCTACATCTCTACAGGAAAAAGAAGTTACTCTAGACCTGGCCAGAAGAGCTAAGACACTACTCGAAGCATATCAGGGGCAAGTTGTCCTCCTACGCAACCAGGATAAGCAAGTACCCCTTCAAAGAAAAATAAATCAGGTGAAAAGTATCTCACCTGATTTGCTAATCTCATTACATACGGGAGAGGATCCCATGGGGAGAATAATTGGGCCAAGGACAGGATTTACAGGTATAAGTAGTAACAGACAACAAAGGGCTGAACTCATGCAAAGAGCCCTGTTTCAAAAATTAATTTTTCCTAATGGTGGAGTTTTCAAAACCACAGACCCACTAATGCAAATTCATCCCGATAAAAGTCTCATGGTAGAAATTAGTAACATTACAAGTAGATTAGAAGAAGGGTGGATGAGAGATGATGGTTTTAAAACTATTATGGCTCAAGGAATTTTTAATGGTATAAAAACCATCCTTAAGAACCAAGACCGATTTTCTTAA
- a CDS encoding pilus assembly protein TadG-related protein yields MWIVKLLKDEEGSSVVIVALMLTVLMSFTALVVDVGLMYAERSRLVSAAEASALAGASNFPYRDDGEYREEDYDYARQAAEKIAEENGLEDYQIRLLPEDAQQKEKIEVTASEEVEFSFARVMGFQEGDVTGQAAAKSVPLAGFTGVVPLGIPEQDFEGYGMYDLKVPAGQGDEGNYQPLRLDEEDSGASVYREKLEEGHDEMLFVGDILETERGNMARQTRDGLEERFEEDEREVVIPIVTDPEDNEVEIVGFGAFYLADIEDGPEGHIIYKGIFQEKVADGELDEDLEDYGLRGTKLVR; encoded by the coding sequence GTGTGGATTGTAAAGTTATTGAAAGATGAAGAAGGTAGTTCTGTGGTAATTGTAGCTTTAATGCTGACAGTTTTAATGTCCTTTACAGCCCTGGTAGTTGATGTGGGACTTATGTATGCCGAGAGATCCAGATTGGTGTCAGCGGCAGAAGCCAGTGCTTTGGCCGGTGCTTCCAATTTTCCCTACCGAGATGATGGTGAATACAGGGAAGAAGATTATGACTATGCCCGACAGGCCGCTGAAAAAATAGCAGAGGAAAATGGCCTAGAGGATTATCAAATTAGATTACTACCAGAAGATGCTCAACAAAAGGAAAAAATCGAAGTGACGGCTAGTGAAGAGGTGGAGTTTTCCTTTGCCCGGGTTATGGGTTTTCAGGAAGGGGATGTTACAGGTCAGGCTGCTGCTAAAAGCGTTCCCTTAGCTGGTTTTACTGGAGTTGTACCTCTTGGTATACCCGAACAAGACTTTGAAGGTTACGGCATGTATGATCTGAAAGTTCCGGCCGGTCAGGGCGATGAGGGTAATTACCAACCATTGAGACTGGATGAAGAGGATAGTGGAGCCTCAGTTTATCGAGAAAAACTGGAAGAAGGACACGATGAAATGTTATTTGTCGGGGACATTTTAGAAACTGAACGCGGTAACATGGCCAGACAAACTAGAGATGGCTTAGAAGAGAGGTTTGAAGAGGATGAGCGGGAGGTAGTGATTCCTATCGTGACTGATCCCGAGGACAATGAAGTAGAAATAGTAGGTTTTGGAGCATTTTATTTGGCTGATATAGAAGACGGACCAGAAGGACATATAATTTATAAAGGAATTTTCCAGGAGAAAGTTGCTGATGGAGAGCTTGATGAAGATTTAGAAGATTATGGGCTAAGAGGTACAAAGCTTGTCAGATAA
- a CDS encoding Flp family type IVb pilin, translating to MLTHLKRLWTEEDGQGMVEYGLILALVAVVVIGALSFLGDNVAGIFEHITDEVGDETGEDFGGDGNDDG from the coding sequence ATGCTAACTCATTTAAAAAGATTATGGACTGAAGAAGATGGACAGGGCATGGTTGAATATGGACTTATTTTAGCATTAGTTGCAGTAGTTGTGATTGGAGCTTTGAGCTTTCTAGGAGACAATGTAGCAGGTATCTTTGAACACATTACAGATGAAGTTGGAGATGAAACTGGTGAAGACTTTGGTGGAGATGGAAATGACGATGGTTAA
- a CDS encoding Flp family type IVb pilin produces MPKVVENKMVKLYRSEDGQGMVEYSLVIVLVAIVVIGGLITLGEELTALYQELSARLSDIGN; encoded by the coding sequence ATGCCGAAAGTAGTTGAAAACAAGATGGTGAAACTTTACAGAAGTGAAGATGGACAGGGTATGGTGGAGTACTCACTGGTGATAGTTTTGGTAGCAATTGTAGTAATTGGGGGGCTCATAACTTTAGGGGAAGAGCTAACAGCTTTGTATCAAGAACTGTCAGCTAGATTAAGTGATATTGGCAATTAG